Part of the uncultured Desulfobacter sp. genome, CAGAGCTCCCGGTATTATTGAAGCCAATACCTATGCAAAGGTTGTTGTGCCTGTGGCCGGTTATGTGGCTGAAACATACATATCTTCAGGAGAGGCTGTTAAAAAAGGGGTTCCACTAATCCGCATGGAAAACCAGGAGTTATTCATGGAGATGGCGCGGCTCAAGGCCCAGTTGAATGAAACCCTGGCCATGGAAAAACACGCCATGGAAAAGACCCTGGCAGATCTAAAGCCAATAAAACAGCGGTTAAAAACCATTCAGGACGCCATCACCAACCTTAAAGACCAGATTGACGTATTGGTCATTAAGGCCAGAAAGAGCGGTACATGGGTGTCGCCCCATGCAGATGAGATGATCGGTACCTGGTCTCCCCGGGGAGGTGTGATCGGCGAAATCATCAATCCGAAAACGTTTCGGTTCTCTGCAGTTATTTCCCAGGATGAAGCGTCCAATCTATTTGAAAAGAACATTCAAGAAGCAGAGGTACGGCTTTTTGGACAGGCGGATACAAACATTAAGGTGTCCGGTTACCGCATCATCCCATACCGGCACGAGCGGCTGCCATCGGCTGCCCTGGGGTGGCTTGGCGGCGGAGATGTTCCGGTATCCCTGTCCGACGATGGGGGGCTTCAAACCAAAGAACCATTTTTCCTGGTCCATGCCGACCTGCAAAAGACAACCGCCGCAGATTTTCTCCACGGGAGATCCGGTAAAATAAGGTTTACCCTTCCGCCGGCACCGCTTCTCTTTCAATGGGAACGCAAAATCAGGCAATTGCTCCAGAAACGGTACCGGATATGAAATACCCCTCCAGCTTTTATACGACACAACATATTCCTGTGCCCGGCAAACTCCACCAGGGGGCTGATGGCCTGGTCTACGGCCTTATCGGTGCCCTGGCAAGACGTTTTGAATTTACAAAAACCCTTGAATCCGACGCCATAAAAATCCATGACCGATCCATGGCGCTCAGCCGGGTCACAAATTCACAATTAAAAAACAAACGCCAAAGGTTAAAGCATCTATTTCAAACAACCAAGATCCTGCCCTGGGAAAGCGTCAAAGAAACCCTGGCGCTGCTGGTCGAAACCGGGGACAGATCACTGGGTATGCGGGCGTACCCCGTACAAATTATGGGGGCCATGGTCATGTACAAAGGCGGACTTGCCGAAATGGCCACAGGCGAAGGAAAAACCTTTGCTGCCGTATTCCCGGCCATTCTCAATGCCTGGACCCTGAAGCCCTGCCACATCGTCACCGTCAATGATTACCTTGCCCACCGAGATGCAACACTGATGGGGCCCATGTATAGCGCCTGTGGAATTCAAACGGGGTTCGTTACCGGAGATATGGATCAAAAACAGCGCTGCGAAAATTACGCAGGGAACGTTGTCTATACCACAAGCAAAGAACTGACAGCTGATTTTTTAAGGGACCGGCTGACGCTGGGCCGTTTCCACCGCCCATCCCGGCAGTTGCTGCGAAGTCTTATGGACCCCGTGGGCGTGGAAAGAGATAAACCGGTTATGAGGGGGCTGCATACCGCAATTGTGGATGAAGCAGACTCCGTACTCATTGATGAAGCCGTTACCCCGTTGATCATATCCAGGCCAAAAGAGAACAAGCCCCTGGTAGAGGCATCTCTTTGCGCCGATGCAATCGGGGAGCAGCTTGAGCCGGGAGAAGATTTCTCCGTGGTTGATAAATATAAAGAGATCAGGATCACCCCACAGGGATTTGAAAAAATTAACACCCTGACCCAAAGTATAGATGGAATCTGGAAAAGCGCTCCCAGAAGAGCAGAACTGATTGAGCAGTCACTCAAGGCCCGGCATTTTTATATTCGCGACAAGCAATATATTGTCCAGAATGATAAAATTATAATCGTGGATGAATTTACAGGCCGCATCATGCCGAACCGGACCTGGCGGCAGGGGATGCACCAGGCTGTTGAAGCCAAAGAAGGTGTGACAATGACACATCCCAGTGAAACCATTTCCAGATTAAGCTTCCAGAAATTTTTCCGTCTCTTTACCAAACTCAGCGGAATGACCGGTACAGCCAGAGAGGCGGCATCCGAATTCTGGCACATATACGGCCTTAAGGTTCAACCGATCCCGACCAACCGCCCCTGCCGCAGGAAAACGCTGCCGCCGGCCGTGTTCCCAACGGCAAATGAAAAATGGACACAAATTGCCCGGGCCGTGGCCCAATGCCATAAGACACTCAGGCCCATTCTCATCGGTACAAAAAGTATAAAGGACAGTGAACACCTTGCTGATATCCTTAGAGAGCAACATTATGACTTTAACCTCCTCAACGCCGTGAACCACAAAGATGAGGCCGCCATCATCGCAAGGGCCGGAACACCTGGAATGATCACCATTGCCACCAACATGGCAGGCCGTGGAACCGATATTAAACTTGGCAGCGGGGTATCCGGGCTGGGCGGCCTTCATGTTATTGCCACGGAGTGTAACGACTCCGGTCGAATTGACCGTCAGCTTTTCGGCAGATGCGCCAGGCAGGGAGATCCCGGAAGTGTCCAGGCCTTTGCATCCCTTGAAGACGAGTTGATACATCGGTTTGTTCCACCCAAAATCCGGAAAGTACTTATTTCAAAACAAGACAAACATCATTCTTTATCAGATTTTCTCGGTAAAAAAATAACCGGGTATGCACAAAAAAAGGCACAAAGACAGGCCTTTGAACAAAGAAAAAACGTCTTGAAAAAGGATTCTTGGCTGGAAGATGCACTCTCTTTTTCAGGGGAATGACTTATGGACACCTCTAATAATGGCCTTTTGGCTATGATTTCTTCGCTGCAATAAAATTTTAATCCTCGAAATATTTAATATATATTTAATATATTCCTCCGGTTAAAATTTTATTGCGCCTCAAACTCAAACCAAAATTCTAATTATTAGAGGCACCCTTATCTAAAAGCAAAGAGGGCTTACGAAAATTCTTTCGTAAGCCCCTTGATTTTATGGTTGGCACGAGCGGACTTGAACCGCTGACTTCTACCGTGTCGAGGTAGCACTCTACCAACTGAGTTACGCGCCATTAAACTTAGATGGCTTTTTACCAGACCTATAAAATTATGTCAAGAATATTGGAGCTATTCTTGCAGTGTTTCCTGAATAATTCCCTGGCTGGTGGAGGTGTCTGCCCCCTGAGGAACGTCAGACGGTTGCGGGGCAACGCCTCCTGAATCATTACCGTCCTGGGGAGCCGGGTTGCTGCCGGGTTCGGCCACAAATTTTATTTTCACCGCATTTTCGGAAACCATGGAGACCTCAATACCGAATTCCTCAAAGGTTTTCAGCATTACGGCATTGGCAAACTGGGCCGGGGTCCCTTTGTAGCTGACCTCCATAATGGCATAGGAAGAGCCAAGCTCACGGTGAGCAATATCTTCAAGCCCCGGGATTTCTTTGAGTTGACGTTTCAGGGCAATGAACCGGGTTAAAAAATTATCCCCTTCCACATAAAGATCAAAGGCTTTTTTCTCTTTCAGAGCCTGGGCCCAGAACGTGTCTATTTTTTCTGTCAGGGCCTGCCCTGCGGTGTCTGCCGCCTGGTTTAGGGCCTGATCTGCGCCACTTTCATCTGTGCTTTTGGCTGTGGCTGACGCTGTGGTCTGGATCTCCGCTTTCTGGGAAGCCATATCCAGCACCGTATAAGAGACCTGCGCCTCAAAGGTTATTTCATCGCCCATGCGATTGGCGGACTTTTGGGCGGAGGCCGTACCCAAAACCACCATGTCGGCCCCAAGGGCCTGGCCCAACGCCATGGCAGCAGCCTGATCATCCATGGCGGAAAAGTCAACATGATAGGCACCAGGGTCCGGATAATCAGTCCCTGTTACCACCAAAGGGATGCGGGCCTGATCAAATATGGTTTTCAGGCTCTTTTCCGCAACGGAGGAAATGGAAGAATCGTAAGGTTGACCTTCCGGCTGCCACCACCAGCACCGGGGTTGTGTATCCTCTGGACTTTGTTCTGAAATGAGTAAAAGAACCTTTGGATTGTTCCGGGCCTGGTTGAAGAGCCCTGAATCATGAATG contains:
- a CDS encoding prepilin peptidase gives rise to the protein MGTQNQAIAPETVPDMKYPSSFYTTQHIPVPGKLHQGADGLVYGLIGALARRFEFTKTLESDAIKIHDRSMALSRVTNSQLKNKRQRLKHLFQTTKILPWESVKETLALLVETGDRSLGMRAYPVQIMGAMVMYKGGLAEMATGEGKTFAAVFPAILNAWTLKPCHIVTVNDYLAHRDATLMGPMYSACGIQTGFVTGDMDQKQRCENYAGNVVYTTSKELTADFLRDRLTLGRFHRPSRQLLRSLMDPVGVERDKPVMRGLHTAIVDEADSVLIDEAVTPLIISRPKENKPLVEASLCADAIGEQLEPGEDFSVVDKYKEIRITPQGFEKINTLTQSIDGIWKSAPRRAELIEQSLKARHFYIRDKQYIVQNDKIIIVDEFTGRIMPNRTWRQGMHQAVEAKEGVTMTHPSETISRLSFQKFFRLFTKLSGMTGTAREAASEFWHIYGLKVQPIPTNRPCRRKTLPPAVFPTANEKWTQIARAVAQCHKTLRPILIGTKSIKDSEHLADILREQHYDFNLLNAVNHKDEAAIIARAGTPGMITIATNMAGRGTDIKLGSGVSGLGGLHVIATECNDSGRIDRQLFGRCARQGDPGSVQAFASLEDELIHRFVPPKIRKVLISKQDKHHSLSDFLGKKITGYAQKKAQRQAFEQRKNVLKKDSWLEDALSFSGE